In the genome of Desulfovibrio desulfuricans, one region contains:
- the dtd gene encoding D-aminoacyl-tRNA deacylase: MRIIAQRVKEASVTVDGRLVAAIDEGIMALVAFGREDGPDYRNSPSYTAMARKLVGLRIFPGTGENAHKFHASLDEFGGQLLLVPQFTLYADCRKGRRPSFTDAGDPAWAKDMFMDFVQMVDETCAVSVSSGIFGADMDVRLCNWGPVTIFLDSANLFSR; this comes from the coding sequence ATGCGCATTATCGCGCAACGGGTTAAAGAAGCTTCCGTAACCGTCGATGGCCGTCTGGTGGCGGCCATCGACGAGGGAATCATGGCCCTTGTCGCCTTTGGGCGCGAGGACGGGCCAGACTATCGCAACTCCCCTTCATATACGGCCATGGCCCGCAAGCTTGTGGGCCTGCGCATCTTTCCCGGTACGGGTGAAAACGCTCATAAGTTCCATGCATCACTGGACGAATTTGGCGGCCAGCTGCTGCTGGTGCCGCAGTTTACCCTGTACGCCGACTGCCGCAAGGGCCGCAGGCCTTCATTTACCGATGCGGGCGACCCCGCGTGGGCCAAGGACATGTTTATGGATTTCGTTCAAATGGTTGACGAAACTTGCGCCGTCAGCGTATCGTCAGGCATCTTCGGAGCGGACATGGATGTGCGCCTGTGCAACTGGGGGCCTGTGACCATTTTTCTGGACTCTGCCAACCTGTTTTCCCGTTAA
- a CDS encoding STAS domain-containing protein translates to MFELKAESHTGVTVLRYSGNLLLGDVAQFSKLLEDHLLASGIRQVVLDLSRVEKVDTSGLGVLVSASTKGRGRGRRLVLLMPAPHVAELLRKAEIEGFFPTFESEEELKGYIPATAE, encoded by the coding sequence ATGTTTGAGCTGAAGGCGGAATCGCACACCGGTGTCACGGTACTGCGCTATTCGGGCAATCTGCTGCTGGGCGATGTGGCCCAGTTCAGCAAACTGCTTGAAGATCATTTGCTGGCGTCGGGTATTCGCCAGGTGGTGCTTGACCTGAGTCGTGTTGAAAAAGTGGACACCTCCGGGCTTGGGGTGCTTGTAAGCGCCAGCACCAAGGGACGCGGACGCGGACGCAGGCTGGTGCTGCTGATGCCTGCTCCCCATGTGGCCGAGCTGTTGCGCAAGGCTGAGATTGAGGGATTTTTCCCCACATTCGAGAGCGAAGAAGAATTGAAAGGCTATATTCCCGCTACTGCCGAGTAA
- a CDS encoding FapA family protein, giving the protein MVQYYLRHYFNPDFDYLNLKPGGDNGASDVYSLGYVQNVIAGQVLAELVPLDNAETGYDRRFVLDKPVFPMGGNTRVDPSHSNYLLAAAKGYVFYLNGKITVKALLNVRQDVSFQTGNIFFVGDMAVHGSVRAGFSVQGNNVRIMGMVEGGVVRARRDLLVDGGVRGGAGKHSKVDAGDKLMTPFLENVDARARGNMVIEKTCLYSTVYAGSNLVVRDKLYGGIVNAYGSVYVGGQLGNKAALSTKVYLGYDPMSIRQLEKMDKIIAQLSQTITHLNAIAGHLPPETNDASRKLQALRLQRRQLINRRDELWGRLAQDENYMQNCRLLCQGIVYPGVEISIGRAFTVVDHIYQCTLFRLVDNEIIAEPMQPSHMSKKR; this is encoded by the coding sequence ATGGTGCAATACTATCTGAGGCATTACTTCAATCCCGACTTCGATTATCTCAACCTGAAGCCAGGTGGAGATAACGGCGCTTCTGACGTGTACAGTCTGGGCTATGTCCAGAATGTTATAGCAGGCCAGGTGCTTGCGGAACTTGTACCGCTCGACAATGCCGAGACAGGCTATGACCGCCGCTTTGTCCTCGACAAACCAGTCTTTCCCATGGGCGGCAACACCCGCGTTGATCCCAGCCATTCCAACTATCTGCTTGCCGCCGCCAAGGGGTATGTTTTTTACCTCAACGGCAAAATTACCGTCAAAGCCCTGCTCAACGTGCGCCAGGACGTGAGCTTTCAGACCGGCAACATCTTTTTTGTGGGCGACATGGCCGTGCACGGATCCGTGCGCGCGGGGTTTTCCGTACAGGGCAACAACGTGCGCATCATGGGCATGGTTGAGGGCGGCGTTGTGCGCGCCCGGCGCGATCTGCTCGTCGACGGCGGCGTTCGCGGCGGCGCAGGCAAGCACAGCAAGGTTGACGCTGGCGACAAACTCATGACTCCTTTTTTGGAAAACGTGGACGCCCGTGCGCGCGGCAACATGGTTATTGAAAAAACCTGCCTGTACAGCACCGTGTACGCCGGCAGCAACCTTGTGGTGCGCGACAAGCTCTACGGCGGCATCGTCAACGCCTACGGCAGCGTGTATGTGGGCGGGCAGCTGGGCAACAAGGCCGCGCTCTCCACAAAGGTGTATCTGGGCTACGACCCCATGAGCATCCGCCAGCTGGAAAAAATGGACAAGATTATCGCCCAGCTTTCGCAGACAATCACCCACCTCAACGCCATCGCCGGGCATCTGCCGCCCGAAACCAACGACGCCTCGCGCAAGTTGCAGGCGTTGCGGCTGCAACGTCGGCAGCTGATCAACCGGCGGGATGAACTGTGGGGCAGGCTGGCTCAGGACGAAAACTACATGCAAAACTGCCGCCTGCTCTGCCAGGGAATCGTCTACCCCGGCGTGGAAATTTCCATTGGGCGGGCGTTTACGGTTGTGGATCATATTTACCAGTGCACGCTGTTCCGCCTTGTGGACAATGAAATCATTGCGGAACCCATGCAGCCCTCGCACATGAGCAAAAAGCGATGA
- a CDS encoding CgeB family protein: MPNTASDTVPDDVEAQIGERVFSMLRPGGAERETAVVAGQMPELQRGCLPVLLGCGLGHALARLLQCTAGPVAVVEKETGLQAITHVLQNLPAQERGRVTLVTAAQTAEALAELTHWQMRHGGMRLLPLALPFYLRLDRDYYGSLQKELAASARFDFWSKASGPRFVNDSPRVLLLTSKYFLMGEIEGACRKLGIEHKLVVIRDDAVARTDFVQQLLEAVVSFRPDCCITLNHMGVDVEGVLMDLLARLQLPLASWFVDNPHLIIHLYSRCVSPWTTLFTWDSDNISSLRAAGFEHVFYLPLGTDPDRFHPSKGASAPASWKADLSFVGNSMLYKVGGRLKNGRFPRPLLLSFHTVAQQFMESDQRSVADFLKKCQPDTYAHYLALPDNEAKLAFETAVTWQATRLYRNGCVRRLLPLRPLIVGDAGWKIEFRHEPLQPRYMDALSYYSDLPLFYSQSVVNFNCTSKQMKGAVNQRVFDVPAAGSFVLTDWREQMGQLFEPDEMVCYRDPDEAPDLVRHYLAHPQERQRITQAARKRVLACHTWQHRLQTMLRHMREVYGTPAARNADSTAARG, from the coding sequence GTGCCCAACACTGCCTCCGACACCGTTCCAGACGACGTTGAAGCCCAGATTGGCGAGCGCGTATTCTCTATGCTGCGCCCTGGCGGCGCGGAGCGGGAGACAGCCGTTGTGGCCGGACAGATGCCGGAGCTGCAGCGCGGCTGCCTGCCCGTACTGCTGGGTTGCGGTCTTGGTCATGCGCTGGCGCGCCTGCTGCAGTGCACCGCTGGCCCTGTTGCCGTGGTGGAAAAAGAAACCGGCCTGCAAGCCATAACCCATGTTCTGCAAAACCTGCCAGCGCAGGAGCGCGGGCGCGTTACCCTCGTCACTGCGGCGCAGACCGCTGAGGCGCTGGCAGAGCTCACGCACTGGCAGATGCGCCATGGCGGCATGCGCCTGTTGCCCCTTGCCCTGCCCTTTTACCTGCGCCTTGACCGCGACTATTACGGCAGCCTGCAAAAAGAGCTGGCCGCCAGCGCCAGATTCGACTTCTGGAGCAAGGCCTCCGGGCCGCGATTTGTAAACGACAGCCCCCGCGTGCTGCTGCTGACCAGCAAGTACTTTCTTATGGGCGAAATTGAAGGCGCCTGCCGCAAGCTTGGCATTGAGCACAAGCTTGTGGTCATTCGGGACGATGCCGTCGCCCGTACGGATTTTGTACAGCAGCTGCTTGAAGCCGTGGTGTCGTTCAGGCCGGATTGCTGCATAACGCTCAACCACATGGGCGTAGATGTGGAAGGCGTGCTCATGGATCTGCTGGCGCGCCTGCAGCTGCCGCTGGCCTCGTGGTTTGTGGACAACCCGCACCTCATCATCCACCTGTATTCACGCTGCGTGAGCCCATGGACAACGCTGTTTACCTGGGATTCGGACAATATTTCCTCGCTGCGCGCGGCTGGCTTTGAGCATGTGTTTTACTTGCCTCTGGGCACTGACCCTGACCGTTTTCACCCCTCCAAGGGCGCATCCGCACCCGCGTCGTGGAAGGCCGATCTCTCCTTTGTGGGCAATTCCATGCTGTACAAGGTTGGCGGCAGGCTGAAAAACGGACGCTTCCCCCGCCCGCTGCTGCTTTCATTCCACACTGTTGCCCAACAGTTTATGGAAAGCGACCAGCGCTCCGTGGCTGATTTTCTCAAAAAATGCCAGCCCGATACCTACGCGCACTACCTCGCGTTGCCCGACAACGAGGCAAAACTGGCCTTTGAAACAGCCGTCACCTGGCAGGCGACCCGTCTGTACCGCAATGGTTGCGTGCGTCGTCTTTTGCCCCTGCGCCCGCTTATTGTGGGCGATGCCGGCTGGAAAATAGAATTTCGCCACGAGCCGCTGCAACCCCGTTATATGGACGCGCTGAGCTACTATTCGGATTTGCCGCTATTTTACAGCCAATCGGTCGTCAACTTCAACTGCACGAGCAAGCAGATGAAGGGGGCCGTCAACCAGCGGGTTTTCGACGTACCCGCGGCAGGCAGCTTTGTGCTCACCGACTGGCGCGAGCAGATGGGGCAGCTTTTTGAACCGGACGAAATGGTCTGCTACCGCGATCCGGACGAAGCCCCCGACCTTGTGCGCCATTATCTTGCCCACCCGCAGGAACGCCAGCGCATAACGCAGGCGGCGCGCAAGCGCGTGCTTGCCTGCCACACCTGGCAGCACAGGTTGCAGACCATGCTGCGGCACATGCGCGAGGTCTACGGAACCCCAGCGGCGCGCAACGCGGACAGCACCGCTGCCAGAGGCTGA
- a CDS encoding glycosyltransferase family 9 protein: MAADPVLVLQLHRMGDLILTFPLLMRLRQLWPDNPLWVVAEPVFFQQLMPLAPGVVFFPPSHCGTLAQQSYAAAINLSSSPLAAQTMAALRSPVKLGPMDDGAGLHIKGYWQLYRAALTQNNHANAFHWADLHLLDLSPRPDIAAVGHSRPAPAGTRRVGLVLGASEAAKRPDAGFWARLAARLASADLTPVFLGGKSEEELGAEVARRCGLGQANLCGKLSLSEVAALMRTLDLCITPDTGPMHLADYLGVPVLNLSMGPVHARETGPCAPGQWVLRAAMSCVGCWQCSRGRLYCKQAFMPAPVARIITDIHSGLTKANAAAPAACAGLALYRTGRDTLGLHTLARTDEAPQASCRPLLEDVWQAVFLFMYDPALEPLLRQRLARLQAGHPQLASRLAARFARLFAQCGERFKQRGVLSDDFWRGQPGMMRLFTGHLHMFLQNEGFGEQGWRTALQRLAALTPLFATPA, translated from the coding sequence ATGGCGGCTGATCCGGTTCTGGTGCTGCAACTGCACCGCATGGGCGACCTTATTCTGACTTTTCCGCTGCTTATGCGCCTGCGCCAGCTCTGGCCCGACAACCCTTTGTGGGTTGTGGCCGAGCCGGTTTTTTTTCAGCAGCTCATGCCGCTTGCGCCCGGCGTGGTGTTTTTTCCCCCTTCGCACTGCGGCACTTTGGCCCAGCAAAGTTATGCGGCCGCCATAAACCTGAGCAGCAGCCCGCTGGCGGCCCAGACCATGGCCGCGCTCAGGTCGCCCGTCAAGCTTGGGCCTATGGACGACGGCGCAGGCCTGCACATCAAGGGTTACTGGCAGCTGTACAGGGCCGCCCTGACGCAGAACAACCATGCCAACGCCTTTCACTGGGCCGACCTGCATCTGCTTGACCTTTCGCCCCGGCCAGATATTGCCGCTGTCGGCCATTCGCGTCCTGCCCCTGCCGGTACCCGGCGCGTCGGGCTGGTGCTGGGGGCGAGCGAGGCGGCCAAACGTCCCGATGCGGGATTTTGGGCCCGACTGGCCGCGCGTCTGGCCAGTGCCGACCTGACGCCCGTGTTTTTGGGCGGCAAGAGCGAAGAAGAACTGGGCGCGGAAGTTGCCCGTAGATGCGGGCTTGGTCAGGCCAATCTTTGCGGTAAACTGTCGCTGAGCGAGGTGGCGGCACTGATGCGCACGCTGGACCTGTGCATAACGCCCGACACCGGCCCCATGCATCTGGCCGACTATCTGGGCGTGCCTGTGCTCAACCTGTCCATGGGCCCTGTACACGCCCGCGAGACCGGCCCCTGCGCCCCTGGTCAATGGGTGCTGCGGGCCGCCATGAGCTGCGTGGGCTGCTGGCAATGCAGCCGTGGACGCCTGTACTGCAAACAGGCCTTCATGCCCGCCCCTGTCGCCAGAATCATTACGGATATTCATTCAGGCCTGACAAAGGCAAACGCCGCCGCGCCTGCCGCCTGCGCTGGTCTTGCCCTGTACCGTACAGGGCGCGACACCCTTGGCCTGCACACGCTCGCGCGCACAGATGAAGCCCCGCAGGCCTCCTGCCGTCCCCTGCTTGAAGACGTCTGGCAGGCGGTCTTTCTGTTCATGTATGATCCGGCACTGGAGCCGCTGCTGCGACAGCGCCTGGCACGGCTGCAGGCCGGGCACCCCCAGCTTGCCAGCCGCCTTGCGGCCCGTTTTGCCCGGCTGTTTGCCCAGTGCGGCGAGCGCTTCAAACAGCGCGGTGTTTTGAGCGACGACTTCTGGCGCGGACAACCCGGCATGATGCGTCTGTTTACGGGGCATCTGCACATGTTTTTGCAAAACGAGGGTTTTGGCGAACAGGGCTGGCGCACGGCCCTGCAACGCCTTGCGGCCCTGACCCCGCTTTTTGCCACCCCGGCCTGA
- a CDS encoding flagellar hook-length control protein FliK, translated as MQILPTSISSNQTLWDAASNNRPDDQHTSSFMEELNKSLREVEESASTPADSPTTQETPVSSSASTAKAAVQVESPYSRSSRNGVTYTLDEVCFTKQEVQTLYKDLIKAGATPESLAKLASLADMPDGATLAQVKASVKGGGGIPVLSDDDKANITSLLKKIDPSGILDTTVQAMMMQGNAQQAYNAISTFMSKLDPAGSIEVSQSEALSLGRGLGLGSSNLQTLANSFGGSASLTCLNEQFGALMAPVTDFFATQAAAQKTLDTALKTTLQPRISKARTRTEKEKQANALRSRTAQQSKVLIDKTVQQKTNNILGETLDAGQQASANDIKIAAQSEMIGKDMTSSKQTGGNTATDSKTAANQRSPLAEKVSEVASGPQTAAQTGKNTAANQTLAQSATQQARALDDKEQKNPAQGDTDKDQKNKSSWSELLGKIDAQAASAAGRGNIAAYAAQPVQTAQTTADLQDAAAVAPIARQVAQQVEQGMLSSLKGGGTRLDLQLNPQELGSINVSLTVRNGEVSAIIRSEKSETTDMINRQVDAIRSNLEQQGIKVDKVEVRQDTRQDQNSASWQDFTQHNARQEEDARREELARLKNLASVRNSTSNSTMTTLEQPVHSLGNTAIYATSNLNVVA; from the coding sequence ATGCAGATTCTTCCCACAAGCATAAGCAGCAACCAGACCCTCTGGGACGCCGCCAGCAACAACCGCCCAGACGACCAGCACACGTCTTCCTTCATGGAAGAGCTCAACAAGAGTCTGAGAGAGGTTGAAGAATCTGCGTCAACGCCTGCTGACTCCCCCACTACGCAAGAAACCCCCGTTTCCTCCAGCGCCTCTACCGCAAAAGCCGCGGTGCAGGTCGAGAGCCCCTACTCGCGCAGCAGCCGCAACGGCGTAACCTACACGCTGGACGAAGTCTGCTTTACCAAGCAGGAAGTGCAAACCCTGTACAAGGACCTGATCAAGGCCGGAGCCACACCCGAAAGCCTTGCCAAGCTGGCCTCTCTTGCCGATATGCCCGATGGCGCAACCCTGGCCCAGGTCAAGGCCAGCGTCAAAGGCGGCGGGGGCATACCCGTGCTCTCCGACGACGACAAGGCCAACATCACCTCGCTGCTCAAAAAGATCGACCCCTCCGGCATTCTGGACACTACGGTGCAGGCCATGATGATGCAGGGCAACGCGCAGCAGGCATACAACGCCATATCTACCTTTATGAGCAAGCTTGACCCGGCGGGCAGCATCGAGGTTTCCCAGAGTGAAGCTCTTTCGCTGGGACGAGGCCTTGGCCTTGGCTCGAGCAACCTGCAGACCCTGGCCAACAGCTTTGGGGGCAGCGCGTCTCTCACCTGCCTCAACGAGCAGTTTGGCGCCCTGATGGCGCCGGTTACAGACTTTTTTGCCACGCAGGCCGCAGCGCAAAAGACGCTGGATACAGCGCTCAAGACCACGCTGCAACCCCGCATCAGCAAGGCCCGCACTCGCACGGAAAAGGAAAAGCAGGCCAATGCCCTGCGCAGCCGCACCGCCCAGCAGAGCAAGGTGCTTATCGACAAGACTGTACAGCAGAAGACCAACAATATTCTTGGCGAAACGCTCGACGCAGGTCAGCAAGCCTCCGCCAACGACATAAAGATCGCCGCTCAAAGCGAAATGATCGGCAAGGACATGACCAGCTCCAAGCAGACCGGCGGCAACACCGCTACGGACAGCAAGACCGCTGCAAACCAGCGCTCGCCTCTGGCGGAAAAAGTTTCTGAAGTCGCCTCTGGCCCGCAGACTGCCGCGCAAACGGGCAAGAACACTGCCGCCAATCAGACGCTTGCGCAGTCCGCCACCCAGCAGGCCAGGGCGCTGGACGACAAGGAACAGAAAAACCCCGCCCAGGGCGACACGGACAAGGATCAAAAGAACAAGTCGTCGTGGAGCGAACTGCTTGGCAAGATAGACGCCCAGGCCGCCTCGGCCGCAGGGCGCGGCAACATTGCGGCATACGCGGCCCAGCCTGTGCAAACCGCGCAGACCACTGCTGACCTGCAGGATGCGGCTGCGGTTGCCCCCATCGCCCGTCAGGTGGCCCAGCAGGTCGAACAGGGCATGCTCTCAAGCCTCAAGGGCGGCGGCACGCGACTTGATCTGCAGCTTAACCCGCAGGAGCTTGGCTCCATCAATGTTTCGCTCACTGTGCGCAATGGCGAGGTAAGCGCCATCATTCGCTCCGAAAAGTCCGAAACCACCGACATGATCAACCGTCAGGTCGACGCCATACGCAGCAACCTTGAACAGCAGGGCATCAAGGTGGATAAGGTCGAAGTGCGCCAGGACACCCGCCAGGATCAGAACAGCGCCAGCTGGCAGGATTTTACCCAGCACAATGCGCGGCAGGAAGAAGATGCCCGCCGGGAAGAACTTGCCCGTCTGAAGAATCTGGCAAGCGTAAGAAATTCCACATCAAATTCGACAATGACAACATTGGAACAGCCTGTGCATTCTCTTGGGAACACGGCAATATATGCCACAAGCAACCTCAACGTGGTTGCCTGA
- a CDS encoding flagellar hook assembly protein FlgD, with protein MSTSVASAITQANNEFNAVVGKQSGGANLDKNAFMLLLVTQFKYQDPLNPMDDKEFVSQMAQFSSLEQLMNLNTSMTSLTDATNNEQMINATSYIGKEVTVSGNSIGKVTDTTAKTMSITKFRYAPNDDVASGTLTVRDADNNVVYSQDVGSKAAGTTYEFDWNGMTSAGTVAPDGVYTVNLSLLSAKGEAVLADQVVNAKVTGVVNNNKTVYLGLDGGQLMELSKVRQVTVPTSTSTNTSTS; from the coding sequence ATGTCCACCAGCGTTGCATCCGCAATCACTCAGGCCAACAACGAGTTTAACGCCGTTGTTGGCAAGCAGTCAGGCGGCGCCAACCTCGACAAGAACGCCTTCATGCTGCTTCTGGTTACGCAGTTCAAGTATCAGGATCCGCTGAACCCCATGGACGACAAGGAATTTGTCTCCCAGATGGCTCAGTTCTCCAGCCTTGAGCAGCTCATGAACCTGAATACAAGCATGACCTCGCTTACTGATGCCACCAATAACGAGCAGATGATCAATGCCACCTCCTACATTGGCAAGGAGGTGACCGTCTCTGGCAACAGCATAGGCAAGGTGACCGACACCACGGCCAAGACGATGTCCATAACCAAGTTCCGCTACGCGCCCAACGATGATGTGGCCAGCGGCACGCTCACGGTGCGTGATGCCGACAACAACGTCGTCTACTCGCAGGATGTTGGTTCAAAGGCGGCTGGCACGACCTATGAATTTGACTGGAACGGCATGACCAGCGCCGGAACAGTTGCCCCTGACGGCGTCTACACGGTCAACCTGTCCCTGCTCAGCGCCAAGGGCGAAGCCGTACTTGCCGATCAGGTGGTAAACGCCAAGGTAACAGGCGTGGTCAACAACAATAAGACGGTCTACCTGGGCCTTGACGGCGGACAGCTGATGGAACTCTCGAAGGTGCGTCAGGTTACCGTACCCACAAGCACCAGTACAAATACATCAACAAGCTAG
- a CDS encoding flagellar hook protein FlgE: MSLSSSMWTSVSGLMAHGNKMNIVGNNIANVSTLAYKGQRADFSDYLYTDGGSVSGTTQIGQGVSTYAVLGDFSQGSFESTNSGSDLAIDGNGYFKVRNPNSEQMYYTRAGDFYFNANRAMQNPEGMIMQGWEVDNTSSSVVFNSGSTSIGNTTATSSTYKGSGSPKDIVLDSWNLPPKQTQSVSFTMQLSLDAGMDKTTSATNPMSALFMQWDGTSTTPLADSAYATQSSLNVYDEGGTKHNLTVYYDKVDASSSSYTIQNLPSGYSMYEYMVTIPPSEDNRTYGGTVTYDAQGNPILTGGTSFKGTSKAGVLMTGQLIFNASGQLVNQTAYTYGAQDTPAADTPCNLNPSALASWQPTKISSNGLPVFNANFTGTPLSNSVSETAANGGTPYSIAEKSIIELNLGLKDTASVPWNNPGTATSLASLTVAAGNIDYATRAATMATTVRGTSASVAAAGNSSVRTSNADGYPAGVLNNFSIDTNGVIYGKYDNNQTMALYQISMYDFDNLQGLYREGNNLYSETKESGVARQGVAGDNGFGSTKAYNIEQSNVDMSREFVQMIATQRGFQANSKSITTVDSMLETVIGMKR; this comes from the coding sequence ATGAGTCTTTCATCCAGCATGTGGACAAGCGTTTCCGGCCTCATGGCGCACGGCAACAAAATGAATATCGTCGGCAACAACATCGCCAACGTCAGCACTCTTGCCTACAAGGGCCAGCGCGCGGATTTCAGCGACTACCTGTACACCGACGGCGGCAGCGTCAGCGGCACTACGCAGATAGGCCAGGGCGTCAGCACGTACGCTGTTCTTGGCGACTTTTCGCAAGGTTCGTTTGAATCGACCAACAGCGGTTCGGACCTTGCCATTGACGGCAACGGCTACTTCAAGGTGCGCAATCCCAACAGCGAGCAGATGTACTACACCCGCGCCGGCGACTTCTATTTTAACGCCAACCGCGCCATGCAGAACCCCGAAGGCATGATCATGCAGGGCTGGGAGGTCGACAACACCAGCTCGTCGGTTGTCTTCAACTCCGGATCCACCAGCATCGGCAACACCACCGCGACTTCCTCTACATACAAGGGCAGTGGTTCGCCCAAGGATATCGTGCTCGACAGCTGGAACCTGCCGCCCAAGCAGACGCAGAGCGTCTCCTTTACCATGCAGCTTTCGCTTGACGCCGGCATGGACAAAACGACAAGCGCCACCAACCCCATGAGCGCGCTGTTCATGCAGTGGGACGGCACGTCCACTACGCCGCTTGCCGACTCTGCCTATGCCACGCAGTCAAGCCTCAATGTTTACGACGAGGGCGGAACCAAGCACAACCTCACCGTCTACTACGACAAGGTGGACGCCAGCAGCAGTTCGTACACCATTCAGAATCTTCCGTCGGGCTATTCAATGTACGAATACATGGTGACCATTCCCCCGTCGGAAGACAACCGCACCTACGGCGGCACGGTGACCTATGATGCGCAGGGCAACCCCATTCTTACCGGCGGCACCTCCTTCAAGGGCACCAGCAAGGCTGGCGTGCTCATGACGGGTCAGCTGATTTTCAACGCCAGCGGCCAGCTGGTCAACCAGACCGCCTACACCTATGGCGCTCAGGATACGCCCGCAGCCGACACGCCGTGCAACCTTAATCCGTCAGCGCTCGCCTCCTGGCAGCCCACCAAAATTTCGAGCAACGGCCTGCCCGTGTTCAATGCAAACTTTACCGGAACGCCCCTGTCCAACAGCGTGTCCGAAACAGCCGCCAACGGCGGCACGCCTTACAGCATTGCCGAAAAGAGCATCATTGAACTGAACCTCGGCCTCAAGGATACGGCCTCCGTACCTTGGAACAACCCTGGTACAGCCACCTCGCTGGCAAGTCTCACGGTAGCTGCTGGCAACATCGACTACGCGACAAGGGCGGCAACCATGGCCACAACCGTGCGCGGCACATCCGCCAGCGTTGCGGCAGCGGGCAACTCCTCCGTACGAACCTCCAACGCCGACGGCTATCCTGCTGGCGTGCTGAACAACTTCAGCATTGATACAAACGGCGTCATTTACGGCAAGTACGACAATAACCAGACCATGGCCCTGTACCAGATCTCCATGTACGACTTTGACAACCTGCAGGGCCTGTACAGGGAAGGCAACAACCTCTATTCCGAAACCAAGGAATCGGGCGTTGCCCGGCAGGGCGTTGCTGGCGACAACGGCTTTGGTTCAACCAAGGCCTACAACATTGAACAGTCCAACGTGGACATGTCGCGCGAGTTTGTGCAGATGATCGCCACGCAGCGCGGCTTCCAGGCCAACTCCAAAAGCATAACCACCGTAGACAGCATGCTTGAAACAGTTATCGGCATGAAGCGGTAA